The following coding sequences are from one Humulus lupulus chromosome X, drHumLupu1.1, whole genome shotgun sequence window:
- the LOC133806916 gene encoding uncharacterized protein LOC133806916: MLQTVGQFSGIPAEDHLHLHLHLRLFIEVSDSSKLPGVTEDALRLKLFPYSLRDLARAWLNSLPSDSVSTWQELAELFFNKHFPPTKNAKLRNEITSFQQLDEESLYEAWEGFKELLRKCPHHGIPHCIQLETFYNSLNAHTIMVVDASANGALLVKSYNEAYEILERISNNNYQWPTSRLSIGRKVAGIHDVDAITSLAAQVSLIYNILKTMNMGMNLSMGQPMETQMGKMESISCVYCGEGHTFDNCPSNPAAVCYMGNQNMNGPYSNSYNPSWRQHPNFSWSYQGAGPTNPSMPPRPNFPPGYPPQAPQQRPQNQAMQSISLENMLKEYIVNNEAMIQSKATSLRNLENQVGQLANELRNRRHGTLQSDTENLRNVGKEHCKAVTLRSGKELEKDKTKPSSIQINEEFQKDAELPSAQKSSSTQNVARMPQHYHPESSISK; this comes from the coding sequence ATGCTTCAAACTGTGGGCCAGTTTAGTGGGATACCAGCAGAGGATCACCTTCACCTTCACCTTCACCTTCGCTTGTTCATTGAAGTGAGTGACTCTTCCAAGCTGCCCGGAGTGACAGAGGATGCACTGAGACTAAAGTTGTTCCCATACTCCTTGAGAGACTTAGCTAGAGCTTGGTTAAACTCTTTGCCATCTGATTCTGTGAGTACTTGGCAAGAGCTGGCTGAGCTGTTTTTTAATAAGCATTTTCCTCCCACTAAAAATGCCAAGCTCCGCAATGAGATTACTTCATTTCAACAACTTGATGAAGAATCTTTATATGAGGCATGGGAGGGGTTTAAGGAGTTGTTGCGCAAATGCCCTCACCATGGCATTCCACATTGCATCCAACTGGAGACCTTCTATAACAGTCTCAACGCTCATACTATAATGGTGGTTGATGCTTCAGCGAACGGGGCTCTTCTTGTTAAGTcctataatgaggcatatgaaatcCTTGAGAGAATATCtaacaacaactatcagtggcCCACTTCTAGATTGTCTATAGGTAGAAAGGTGGCTGGTATTCATGATGTAGACGCCAtcacttctttggcagcccaGGTGTCCTTGATTTATAATATCCTCAAGACAATGAATATGGGGATGAATCTATCAATGGGGCAGCCTATGGAGACACAAATGGGGAAAATGGAGAGCATTTCATGTGTGTATTGTGGTGAGGGTCATACTTTTGACAACTGTCCTTCCAATCCAGCAGCTGTGTGTTACATGGGGAACCAAAATATGAATGGTCCTTATTCTAATTCATACAACCCATCATGGAGGCAACATCCCAATTTTTCATGGAGTTATCAAGGAGCTGGCCCTACCAATCCTTCTATGCCTCCAAGACCAAATTTTCCACCGGGTTACCCCCCACAAGCACCACAACAAAGGCCACAAAACCAAGCAATGCAATCTATCTCTCTTGAGAACATGTTGAAGGAATATATAGTGAATAATGAAGCCATGATTCAAAGTAAAGCAACTTCATTAAGGAACTTAGAAAACCAAGTTGGGCAACTAGCTAATGAGCTTAGAAATAGACGCCATGGTACACTGCAAAGTGATACTGAGAATCTAAGGAATGTGGGAAAGGAACATTGTAAAGCcgtcactttgaggagtgggaaaGAGTTGGAGAAGGACAAGACCaagccctcttcaatccaaataaatgaggaaTTCCAAAAAGACGCTGAACTTCCTAGTGCACAAAAATCTTCCTCTACCCAGAATGTTGCACGGATGCCGCAACATTATCACCCAGAAAGTTCAATTTCAAAGTAG